The genomic stretch ATAGATGGAATTCCTGGAGCATTAAATTCTGTTTCTCCTGATGAGATAGCACAAATAGATGTATTAAAAGATGGTTCGGCAGCAGCTATTTATGGTACACGTGGTACTAATGGAGTTATTCTTATTACTACAAAACATGTAAATGGGGAAATGCCAACAACAGTAGATGTGAATGCTTATATTTCTATTCAACAGATCGTGAAAAAGTTGCCAATGATGACAGCAGGTCAATATCGTGAGAAAGTAGCTCAAGGAGGGTATGGTGGTGCGACTGATTATGGTGGTGATGTGGATTGGTTGGATGAAATAACTCGTACTCCTATTTCACAAGTATATAATGTAAGTTTAAGAGGAGGAAGTCAGACAACTAATTATTTGGCAAGTCTTGAATATAGGAGTTTGGAGGGTATAATTCAACGTTCGGACAACCAGATCATTTATCCACGCATTGAGGTTACTCATCGCATGTTTAATGATAAATTGCGTATTAATGCAGGGTTGAATGGTTCTCTAAAAAAATATTTTGATGGTGCAGATGGTGGTGGATATAAAACAGATGTTTATGCAGGAGCGATTCAATTTAATCCTACAGATCCTGTTAGAGATGAAAATGGAAATTGGAAAGAGAGACCTATTAATGATTATTTAAATCCGTTGGCTCTTTTATGGGAAACAGAGGGAGAGAATAAGGAAACTGCTTTAAGAATGTTTGCTAATTTGGCATTTACTCCTATTGCAGGATTAAATATTAAATATACTGCATCTAAAAATATTTTTAATCAGATCCGAGGATATTATGAAACGAAGCAACATTCTTCAACTACTAAAAATGGTAAGAATGGATATGCATCTCGTGGTACACAATCTACATATGAAACATTATCTGAATTGACAGTTCAATACAATAAGACATTATTTAAAGATCATAATTTTACTTTGTTGGGAGGGTATAGTTGGATGAAAAGTGGGTATGAAGATTATTGGATGCAAAATTGGGATTTTCCTTCAGATGATTATACATATAATAATATGAGTGAAGGTCAAGCTTTACGTGATGGAAAAGCTAATGAAGATTCGGAGAAAAGGGAGAATTTGTTGATTGCTTATTTTGCTCGTTTGAATTATAATTATAAAGGAAAATACATTTTATCTGCTAGTATAAGACAGGAGGGATCTACTAAATTTGGTAAGAATTATAAGTGGGGAACTTTTCCAGCTGTATCTGTAGCATGGAATATAGTGGAAGAGAATTTTCTAAAGGATGTGTCATCTCTTTCTGCATTGAAAATACGTGCGGGATTTGGTATTACAGGTACGGAACCATATTCTCCTTATATGTCTCTTCGTTCGATTAATTTTAATGATTATGCATATTATGATGGCACTTGGATTAAGTCTGTTCATCCTAGTTCCAATACGAATCCAGATCTCCGTTGGGAAAAGAAAGAGGAACTTAATGTTGGCCTAGATGTTGGCTTTTTTGATAATCGGTTAACCGGAAGCATTGACTTTTATAGAAGAACGACTAAGGATTTGATTTGGGAATATAATGTTCCTTCACCTCCATATTTATTTCCTACAATACAAGCTAACGGAGGGTCTATACGTAATACAGGGGTAGAAGTTTCTATACAGGTAACGCCTGTTTCAACAAAAGATTTTCAATGGGTAACAAATATAAACTATTCTAGTAATGCAAATAAATTAGTGACACTTTCTGGTAAATTTGTTGCAAGTACATATTTAGATACGGGGACAACGGGATCTCCTATGTGGCAGGCAACACACAGAATACAAGAGGGGCAACCTTTCGGTAATTTTTGGGGATATAAGTCTATTGATATAGATGATGATGGGCATTGGATAATAGAGGGTGAAGATGGAACCCCAAAATCTATAAATGATGCGCTTCCTTCTGATAAAAAAGTATTAGGTAATGGCTTGCCGAAACATTATGTGAATTGGAATAACACTTTTGGATATAAAAATTTTGATTTAAGTCTTACAATGCGTGGGGCTTTTGGTTTTCAAATATGGAATTCGGCTGCTGCTTTTCATGGGGTACCTGCTATGTTTACTGCAGGATGGAATGTAATGGAGAAAGCTTTTGATCCTGTCTTTGGGAAACGTCCTCTTGCTGTAGATCAACCACTGGCTTACGTAAGTTATCATATTGAAAATGGTGACTATTGGAAGATTGATAATCTGACTTTAGGCTATACTTGGAATACAAGATGGAATTGGTTGAAAAATATTCGTTTTTTTGGTTCTGTTTCTAATCTTGCTGTTATTACTGGATATAGTGGTATAGATCCGGAAACTCCTGTAAACGGAATGTATCCAGGTATAGATAATCGTTATAGATATCCTTCGGCTAGAACTTATACAATTGGTATGTCATTTAAATTCTAAATATTATGAAAACAATAAATAAGATAGTAGGTATAGTTACTTCTATAAGCTTGGCGGGAATAATGTCATGTTGTAGTAATGATTTAACAGAAAAAGTATATTCTTCAATAACACAGGATAGTTATGAATATACGGTAAAAGATTTTAAATCTGTGGTTTCAAGTGTATATTCACCTTTACGTGGAGTGTTTAGCCATACGGGATTTTGGACAGCGAATGAAGTGACTGGAGATGCAATAGTATCTCCTCCTACTGCCACAGGTTGGTATGATGGTGGCCAATATATGCATTTTCATTATCATGATTGGAATTCTGAGCTGGCTAATATTAAAGAATTTTGGGATTGGATGTATCGGGGAGCTTTATTTGCTAATTATTCTATAGAATTGATTGAGAGTGGTAAAGTACCCGCTCCTTCTTTGGAGGCAAAGGAACAAGGAATAATGGAACTAAGAGCAGCTAGAGCTTTTTATTATTGGTTGATATGTGATAATTTTGGAGATGCTCCTTTGGTAATTACTACATCAGATGAAATGCCAGAAAAAAGTTCTCGTAAGGAAATCTTTGATTTTATAGTAAAAGAACTGATTGAAGTTATACCTTATTTAAGCGAGGAGCAAGGAGGTGCTATGTATGGACGATTTAATAAATGGGCGGCAAAGACATTGTTGGCGAATGTGTATTTGAACGCTGAAGTGTATACAGGAACGGCTCATTGGGAGGATTGTATTGTACAATGTAACGATATAATCAATAATAGCCCTTGTATGCTCTCTCAAAATTTTAAAGATTCATTCAGATCATCTGGAGTTGAGTCTTCAAAAGAAATTATTTTAGCAGTACCTTATGATAAAATTATTGCAACAGGAAATGATATGCATATGCGTTCTTGGCAAGCTCAGTTAAAAGATAAATTTAATTTGGAAGCAACTCCTTGGGGAAGTGGAACAACAATGGCAATAACTCAGTTTGCTGATACTTATGATGAAGATGATAGTCGTATAGATGATACATGGCTTAGAGGAGCACAATATAGTAGTAACGGTGAAATACTAAAGGGGATTTATGATAATATAGGTGAGGATTTTATCATTGTAAAAGAGATACCTGATGCTAGTTATGTAAAAGAATTTGAGGGGTGGCGCATGAATAAATTTGAGGTCGCTCCTCAGACTCCTTCTTCTTCTGATACTGATTTCCCTTTTTTCCGTTTTGCTGAGGTGTTGATGATGAAAGCAGAGTGTTTACTGCGAACGGGGCAGCCGGGGGCTGGTGCTTTGGTTTCTCAGGTTAGGGAACGAGCTTTTAGAGATCATCCAGAAAAAATAATGGTTACGGATGAGCAACTTAAAGCTAATTCTATTTATCAATATGGTTATGTAGAGAAATATCATATTGTAGATCCAGGTAATCAAGACCCGGTTGAGTTCGGACGATTGTATGATGAGTTGGGGTGGGAATTTGTTTGGGAGGCTCACCGAAGAAGGGACATGATTCGTTTTGGTTTGTTTACTAAAAAAAGTTGGTTGTCACATAAGCCTAAAGGAGATTACCGTAGTGTTTTCCCTATACCAGAGGTTGTTTTAACTTCAAATCCAAAATTAACTCAAAATCCGAATTATTTGCAAAAGTAATTGATTTTTGTTCTCAACTTGAAAATATATAATAAATATTGACATGAAAAAATATAAAATATTATTGTTTGTAATTGTGATGTCCTGCATATCAAATGTTTATATGTGGGGAACTACTAAGCCTTTATCTAAAAATAGAATAGATCTTTTTTCATTGAG from Phocaeicola dorei encodes the following:
- a CDS encoding SusC/RagA family TonB-linked outer membrane protein yields the protein MNYKRRAILMVGAVLCLNLSVYSQLISLKMNDVSVKKAMMELQTKSGFSFVYIAGDLDIRKMVTIDANQLDEAINQILKGQNVSYEIQGKNIVIKRIQELKVANEQKIKISGIVKDVNGAPVVGATVKEKGTSNGTITDIDGIFMLEVQENALLDISYIGFKSQQLKVQKGGKALSVILKEDSELLDEVVVIGYGTQRKGEVASSIATVKSENFLKVPSPDAAQMIRGQVPGLAVITPDANPLSSSQLSLRGITTLGQNTTPLILIDGIPGALNSVSPDEIAQIDVLKDGSAAAIYGTRGTNGVILITTKHVNGEMPTTVDVNAYISIQQIVKKLPMMTAGQYREKVAQGGYGGATDYGGDVDWLDEITRTPISQVYNVSLRGGSQTTNYLASLEYRSLEGIIQRSDNQIIYPRIEVTHRMFNDKLRINAGLNGSLKKYFDGADGGGYKTDVYAGAIQFNPTDPVRDENGNWKERPINDYLNPLALLWETEGENKETALRMFANLAFTPIAGLNIKYTASKNIFNQIRGYYETKQHSSTTKNGKNGYASRGTQSTYETLSELTVQYNKTLFKDHNFTLLGGYSWMKSGYEDYWMQNWDFPSDDYTYNNMSEGQALRDGKANEDSEKRENLLIAYFARLNYNYKGKYILSASIRQEGSTKFGKNYKWGTFPAVSVAWNIVEENFLKDVSSLSALKIRAGFGITGTEPYSPYMSLRSINFNDYAYYDGTWIKSVHPSSNTNPDLRWEKKEELNVGLDVGFFDNRLTGSIDFYRRTTKDLIWEYNVPSPPYLFPTIQANGGSIRNTGVEVSIQVTPVSTKDFQWVTNINYSSNANKLVTLSGKFVASTYLDTGTTGSPMWQATHRIQEGQPFGNFWGYKSIDIDDDGHWIIEGEDGTPKSINDALPSDKKVLGNGLPKHYVNWNNTFGYKNFDLSLTMRGAFGFQIWNSAAAFHGVPAMFTAGWNVMEKAFDPVFGKRPLAVDQPLAYVSYHIENGDYWKIDNLTLGYTWNTRWNWLKNIRFFGSVSNLAVITGYSGIDPETPVNGMYPGIDNRYRYPSARTYTIGMSFKF
- a CDS encoding RagB/SusD family nutrient uptake outer membrane protein, yielding MKTINKIVGIVTSISLAGIMSCCSNDLTEKVYSSITQDSYEYTVKDFKSVVSSVYSPLRGVFSHTGFWTANEVTGDAIVSPPTATGWYDGGQYMHFHYHDWNSELANIKEFWDWMYRGALFANYSIELIESGKVPAPSLEAKEQGIMELRAARAFYYWLICDNFGDAPLVITTSDEMPEKSSRKEIFDFIVKELIEVIPYLSEEQGGAMYGRFNKWAAKTLLANVYLNAEVYTGTAHWEDCIVQCNDIINNSPCMLSQNFKDSFRSSGVESSKEIILAVPYDKIIATGNDMHMRSWQAQLKDKFNLEATPWGSGTTMAITQFADTYDEDDSRIDDTWLRGAQYSSNGEILKGIYDNIGEDFIIVKEIPDASYVKEFEGWRMNKFEVAPQTPSSSDTDFPFFRFAEVLMMKAECLLRTGQPGAGALVSQVRERAFRDHPEKIMVTDEQLKANSIYQYGYVEKYHIVDPGNQDPVEFGRLYDELGWEFVWEAHRRRDMIRFGLFTKKSWLSHKPKGDYRSVFPIPEVVLTSNPKLTQNPNYLQK